One genomic segment of Spirochaetota bacterium includes these proteins:
- a CDS encoding ABC transporter substrate-binding protein: AVALDPDVIIIADMGIAGGDEARRWRMHMSLAAVRSNAIHIIEPYGICSTTVAAFPSAVKSIAKLIHGGAK; the protein is encoded by the coding sequence CGGCCGTAGCGCTTGACCCCGATGTGATCATCATCGCGGACATGGGTATTGCCGGCGGTGACGAGGCACGTCGATGGAGAATGCACATGTCGCTCGCCGCGGTGAGAAGCAATGCCATTCATATAATCGAGCCGTACGGCATCTGCAGCACGACGGTTGCGGCCTTCCCGTCAGCGGTCAAGTCCATCGCGAAGCTCATTCATGGCGGGGCGAAATAG